From a region of the Monodelphis domestica isolate mMonDom1 chromosome 8, mMonDom1.pri, whole genome shotgun sequence genome:
- the LOC100618937 gene encoding olfactory receptor 5AC1-like, whose translation MMEENMTLVTEFVLTGLTDRPEVQLVLFPIFLVIYVTTMVGNIGLVVLVWMDSHLHTPMYILLSSLAFADAWTSSSVTPKMLMNFLSQDKSISISECMAQFYFFGASVTAELFLLTVMAYDRYAAICKPLLYPVRMSNRLCSQLVIASYTLGLLHLMIHVVLLFRLTFCQPNIIHHFYCELFPLLKVSCIDPFLNSLVAFIFSLFIQSFTLMTILVSYTFVFLAILRIKSENGRSKAFSTCSAHLLSVSLFFGTLLIMYVCPGSGVAKDQDIMFSLFYTIIIPLLNPFIYSLRNKEVLGSLRKVIKK comes from the coding sequence ATGATGGAGGAGAATATGACACTGGTGACAGAGTTTGTTCTCACTGGCCTTACAGATCGCCCAGAAGTTCAGCTCGTGCTCTTCCCTATATTTTTAGTGATCTATGTCACAACCATGGTGGGGAATATTGGTCTGGTGGTGCTTGTTTGGATGGACTCTCACCTTCACACACCCATGTACATACTCCTGAGTAGCTTAGCTTTCGCAGATGCTTGGACTTCCTCTTCAGTGACTCCTAAGATGCTCATGAACTTCTTATCCCAAGATAAATCTATTTCCATTTCAGAATGCATGGcccaattttacttttttggtGCCAGCGTAACAGCAGAATTATTCCTTTTGACAGTGATGGCATATGATCGCTATGCAGCCATATGCAAACCCCTGTTATATCCAGTGAGGATGTCTAATAGACTCTGCAGCCAACTGGTGATTGCTTCATATACACTTGGATTGCTTCATCTCATGATACACGTGGTTTTGTTATTTAGATTAACCTTCTGTCAACCAAATATAATACATCATTTTTATTGTGAACTTTTCCCATTGTTAAAGGTTTCCTGTATTGACCCATTCCTTAATTCTCTCGTggctttcattttttctctctttatacaATCCTTTACTCTTATGACAATCTTAGTCTCATACACATTTGTCTTTCTTGCCATCCTGAGAATTAAGTCTGAAAACGGCAGGAGCAAGGCCTTTTCCACCTGTAGTGCACAtctgctctctgtctctttattctTTGGTACCCTTTTAATAATGTATGTGTGTCCTGGATCTGGTGTTGCCAAGGATCAGGacataatgttctccttgttttaCACAATTATCATTCCTCTATTAAACCCATTTATTTATAGCCTGAGAAACAAAGAAGTTCTTGGTTCCCTgagaaaagtaataaaaaagtaa